AATCAATGCGTTTCTGTATTTTCTTCATCAGGTAATCGGAGTGAATTATTTCATTGATTGACAGTACATGCCATTGTTACTCAGGTAAGGCTGTATACCTGTGGCGTTGCAACCCTTTAATCAATTCCTTCCTGCTCCCCATAGGGCAAGACGTATCACCGGGGTGCCTATGAATCCCAGCTACCAAAGAGTTGGATCCGTCTAAGCAACTTCAGCCAAGTgacaaacaaagacattttggGTGCTGGTGGGAGTGAAATTAGTGACTTTCTTTGTGAGGGAAAAAAACATTCTTGTTTGCATCGAGTTTAATGTCATAACACCAACAGTCAATGTTCTCTAATTATATCATTTGTTTTGACAAATCTATTTCTGTCGGTCTTgcttttcttgaaataaaaatgtgttctcTTAATTTTAAGAATTATACAGAAAAACACATCAGCATCTTCCAAACACCCATTATTGGCAACAGCATAAACTGTATAATACTTCCATAGCAATACTCGAGTGCCACACAGTGGTAAATACTGTAATGGCAAcaaaccattaaaaaaatattatccaaaaaaataaaaatgttatcatcatttactcgccctcattttgtttgaaaccaatttgaatgtcttccatggaacacaaaagacagTATGTTagattcagtcaccattcacttttatagcaTATTTATTTCCATTCAATAAACGTGAATGATGACTATAGTCATTCTGCATAGCATCTTTTGTGTTTTATGAAATGTAATACGGGTTTGAAAGAAAATGAGGGTTGGCAAATTAttaccgaattttcatttttcatcttttcaatGTTCTTGGGGTCTGCATCTTTTAAAACCAGCAATGCAATTACAGTCGTTTTATATTACGTCATGTGAATGAATAACCAATATCAGTTCCCATTTTACGAAAGCCTGGAGTGTTTAGTATTTGTaaagaaaaagtatttttcaaaCCACAATTACAAGTGGTGGTTAGAAACAATAGGGTCTCTTTTGTCTCTATAAAATGTTTAATGGAAAAACATATACTGGGTCAACCTAGGTTGTGTATGGTCAGAATCTGTTCTGCCAGTCTGATGTCCCAATAATGCCACCGTAGTGTTACACCCTTAACTAACTTCACTATGGAATGAGTCACGACTCTGTGCCCAGTGTACATCGGGTGTGGTCCAGATGGGTTTTGTACACACATTACAGGGCCCATCAGAGCTGCCTCATGGAAAAGGTTACTCGTTAACAGAGACTATGTCATAAGTTCGACCACTTCAAAGTAGAGCACCCTGAATGTTTATAGAAATGGGCACGTACTTATGGGATAATGGCACCCTCAaaacattcttaaaggaatattccgggttcaatacaagttaagctcaattgacagcatttgtggcagtatactgattaaaacaacaaaaaaatgtatcttaatatataaatatgggttacaatgaggcacttaaaatggaagtgaatgggggctgatccgtaaacattaaaatacattttcaaaagacataaacaataagtttttagtgtgataaaatcatttactaaacttttctgtgtaaagccaattttacacctttgttaccatgacaacgttctgtaaaaaaaaaaatactaaaaagaCAGTTACAGCTCATattcaagttttaacagaattaacttaagtgctttcataaaattataagcttaacatttctgcctttaaacccctcCAAATATGTACCCCATGcctttccattgtaagtgccttactgtgaccttgatttttgcttttctaAGGGagtcaaaactattttttttgataatcaacattgtgccacagaTGCTGCCTATTGAGCTTAAactgttttgaacccagaatattccgtTAAGCCTGAATATtttgtggaaaaataaataatatcttggcagggttttttttgttttgtttttttaaatgcttcatCCAGAAATCTTGGAATACTCAAAATCATGCTTACATTTTGTCAACACAAATAGTATTTATTCAATGGTATATAAACCTATTACGTAAATATAATTTgccataaaatatttacatgtcaaaGTTTACATAGTACAGTGATGGTAACTGTAGGTATAATGTCCGTAAATGCTAATCATTTCTCACCCTGACAGTATTGAGTAGTACACAGTGGGCAGGACAGGGCATGTAGTACTAAGATAGATGGTGAGTACGAATACTCTTTGTAAATAAAGCTTTAGATACAGTCACCACACACTCAACAACTTTTTCCACCATCTGAAAAAGAACCTGCAAATACTTTCCCATTCAGGAAAGGCACATAAAACCTTCACAACCTAAATGAGTAAGTGTCCCATTGCATGGCATTGAGAACGAAATTACATTCATAGGATACCATAAGACTGACATCACTTCCTGTCAACCTAGTAGCTGTTCCTTAAGGATTAGGAGAAGTGTATCCCAGCTGAGTTGAATGCATGAAGAAGCCTATCATAAATAAATGGATGCAGAAGAGACATTTAAACCAATGCCAAgtaataaacatacataaacacacatttcaatGTATGTCTGACTAACTGAAAAAGTCAATACTTACACCATGAAATCATCTATATCCATGGAGCGGGCCCTCTTTTCATTAAACTTGGACACTTGGAGGACATTTTCAATTTTCTGAGCAATGATAAAATCCTGTGGTACTTCCTGTAATACAATTTGGAAAAGCACTTTAAAAAGATTACTCACTCAAAATAAGAATCATTTGTGTCATTCATGTAAGCAAACTCACTATGTTGTGCACTGAGCAGTGGATTCTATAGTTCTTCTCCAAAAGTTGCTCAACCGCAGAAGACCTACGTTGAAAAACCAAAACGTCAAATTAAGACAGGCTCTTTGAATCAATTCCTATTGACTGCTCAACAGGAACACCAATATAGGGATGTCTTACTTGAAGGCAGCActgagtgttttgttttttctaacaAAAGCAATTCTGACAAGGCCATCCCATTCCTataaatttgcaaaaacaatgttaCATGTTTGCAAAGCACTGACAGAAAGTTGCACGAAAGCACAACCAGTATATTCTGTAGATCAGTTAAGCAACACTGACCTGGAAGTTGACAGGTGGTGGTGGATTTTTTGGCTCTATCCTAACCACACTGGACTCAACTTTTGGAGGTGGTCTGAAATTGTTCTTTCCCACCTTCATAAACATAACATGGCTCAATATTTACAGATATGACAAAATGCATGCCATAGCATCTTCATGCTTTGCCCGTCCCCCAAAAATCCCCATAGAACACATGTTTCAGTGTTTACAATTATGAGAAAACAGTAACTGAACCAAAAGCAGTAAATCAACTGGCGTACTGACGAAATCTCCAAACCTTCATAAGATGGTCCACCCGAGCTAAAAGCTGTGTGTTGATGGAAAGCCTGCAGTATAGCTTGTCTCCTGGTTTAGCCACCAACCTCATGGCAAACTCTCTCTGGAACATTAGCACTGCACACCTACAGAGGAAATAATCAAAATCTTACACTGTTTTGAGTCAAGAAATCACTAACAATATACTACATGTAATGGATTGTAAATTATCTTGTGATCTTGGCCGCTTTCACTAAATAAGCGGTTCTCATTTTAACTTCCCATTTAGACATATGCTAAGATTATATTTATATCTATCGATATAGATAGGATTTATTCTGCTACTCAAGCCAAGTGTTAACAACTACAGAAGATAATGTAAATGATTCACAAAGGTAAAGATTTCTTTAAAAAGGTCTATAAAATTCTTACCTAAAAAATGGTCTGTGAAGTAACAACTTGAACACAAAAGGTGACGATATCTAAGGAAAAACAAAATCTTAATGTGAGTACCACAGAATCAGAACACAGATCTGCAGTGATCCAAGAGAAACAAAAGCATTGGTATAATATAGACTATCTCTAAACTAGTACCTGATAAGGCAAATTAGCCACGCAGACATCAAAAAAGGGCAGCTCTGTTTTAAGGACATCTCCTATGAGTATCTGAAGCTTGTTCTGCATCGGACTGTTCAAGAAAACAGTTTCATtttcaattataatttttcaatTAAAGGAGGTACTGAGAATGCCGTTAGGTTTTGacaaacacatctttaaaaacactTACGTGCACTGAACTCTTTTCTGAAGTTCCGCAACAAGCCTGGTGTCCAACTCACATGCAACTACCTTTGAATTATtgtaataaagtattttaagTTTTGCTAAACATGGACATATAaatgaaacaattatttaaaaccaGCATTAATCATTCTATATAACATGACATTACTTTCTTGGCTTTCTCCAGAAGTTTGACAGTCATGTTACCAGTTCCAGGACCAACTTCCAGAACCACATCTGTTTGGCGTAGGGCTGCCTGTAAATACATGTTTAGATACATTAAGATAATTTAAATAGAAGGAACATGAAAGTTAATTTTAtagtatattattatttattactagCACCTCATCTTatattttatcaatattactattatttttattgttactaCTATTGTTATATGTATTGACGCTTTGGCAAGATTATATTAATATAAGTTCATAtacaagttcacccaaaaatgacaattttctcattaaaattctctcctcatgccatgccagatgtgtatcactttctttcttctgcagaacacaaacgaagatttttagaagaatctctcacctctgttggtccttacaatccaagcgaatggtgaccaggccttagaagctcaaaaaaaaaaacatacacacaaaaaaaccaCATAAgactaatccataagactccagtggttaaagttGTTATCTAGCTATCTAGTATGTTAGctagcattgctcttcttcatGCATTTTAAGTATCGATGTTACAGTGGTGTTAAGACGCTGTACTGCCAACTTTCGACGTGGATCAGCATGATTGTCTGAGCTGCCCCGTCACTtttggaatatcatttgcatATGGAAAATGTCACAGTTTAAGGTCATTTCTTAAGTTATTTAATACAACTATAATATAATTGCCTAAAAACAAACAAGCTTCTACTGTTAAGGATAGATTATTATTGTCtctcatatcaataatctttggagactgtaTGTTATTTCTGaagacagttattacctttattagagaactgcttagcATAAAATAAACCTAAATTATCTAGTGATACAAAATGTTTTGGTAAAAGAAAGatttgtttttgatgatcaaatttagcatgtccatgaatacAGTACTTGAAGAACTCATTTTATTTCCAAGTAACCAACATCATGGTTTgcacaaaatccacaacaatcgctGTACCAAGCAACTTTGCACTAAACAAATGAAGACGTAGTTGCCTTACCAAGATATcaatgtttactctagttttttgCCTTTGCCGGTCTTTCAGTCTTCTTGCTTGAAGCAAAGTGCTTCAAAACTTTTTTGCTTCTTCAGCTGTACAGCTACTGGATCTCCCATCGTCTCTGCTGCTAAAGCACGATAAATAAGTATGTTCTGTGTTCTGTCACAATGACAAATTCCTTATGTGTACAAGCAtacttgccaataaagctcattctgattattTTTGCGTCACCAAACAATGTTCGAAGCATAACCAAGAGTATCTACACTAGCAGCAGCCAATGAGCGCAAGGATTCTCTTCTTCAACATTTAGTGAAACACTACGGGTCGTGTGATTTCAACATCGTGAAACACATTGAAAGGGGAGACCCGcaccatgtacaataaaacactttttatagaaaactattatgagtgcagtcttcatctcatgtgagtgtatttgatcgaacttcacaaaaacacaattaatttgttaatatgtaaaactttttaaatttgctccaaactactgaatgcacctttaaatctatatcttcagaagctatatgataggtgtgggtgagacagatcaatatttaagtcttgtttactatacattctcctccctcccaagtaggtggtgatatgaacaaagaatgttaatcagcaaaaacaaaagattgtgaaagcagagatttatagtacaaattaattaaatattgtcatacacatctgggatggcatgagggtgagtaaacgaagAGAGGAcgttcttttttgggtgaattatctctttaagcCATTGCGAGTACTTAGAAATTGAAATGACAGAAATGTGGCACACCAATATTACGCACCTTCTCTATGATGCCATTGACAACCAAAGGATTTTTCAAAATATGCTGACCAATACCAGTATTGAACATGATTCCTGAAACACATCAAGACACATTTATATTAACCATTTAACCGTGTTGCACACTGACAGACGTTAGATATGTATGTTCAATAATGAAAACAAACGTCTTTACTATTTTTTCATGGCAGGTGATTTCTTTTCTTAGACCAAATGAAATCCATGACAGTTTTAACTAGTGATCAACAACGACTGACTTGATTAGCTCCTCAGCTACCGTGCAATAGAAAAACCTACCTTGACTCTTCACCTCCTGGTGCTGTCGAGATTTTTTCTCGGCTTTAACTTTCGGCATCTTGATTACTGATATTTGAGTATCTAATGAgctaatgtaaataaaacagcaaCTGTATCCTAAACACGTGTGCGAATTAAAGGAGGTTGgggtttctttcttcttcttcttgtttaacAGCGGATCGCTGACACATAAGTTCTTTACCGCCACCTATCACCCAAACGGACCATTGACATTCAACATACAATCTCCTGATTTACCTTACTCCACCAACCTACCAGACAACCACCCTTAATTATTATACCCGCATAGcgggcgctgcgtgttcagctcctccgttCCCACACTCAGCCCCCATGGAGGGGTACAATAAATgagaaaaaacattataataataatttaaccaaCATACTTATATAAGTCTCTGCAAACCTGTACTTCCCAAATATTGtaacaataatttaattgtaAACTGCTCACCCTTATATACTAGTTCATCCTTCACTCATTCCTTTCAACAGTATATTTCCTACGGTGCATAATAACATGTTCAACTGTTTCATTAACACCACATACCTCACATACCCGTTTGATGTTTGTCTACTAAGTGATTGCACTGTTCAAGCTTGTATGCCCAATCTGAATCTTGTAATTATGTTCTCCCCAAAAATCTGCTCCCACCTTACACTCTTCCCTTACCACTAATAACTGTATAAGATACAAATGTCTACCTTCTGTGCCAGTGTCCCAATACTGTTGCCATCATTTCAGAATATACTTTTTGATTATTGACTTTATTTCTGACCTACTAAAAGGAATCTGGATATCAACTCTCTCTTCATTACCTCTCAATGCAATATAAGCCAGAACCCACAAAAACTGTACCTTTATACTAATTTGCTTAAGTGAATATATTTCTTGAATAATCTCTTTTATCATATCTTCAGACTTATTATAGGTAAACTAGTATCTGAGCATATTTTTGCCTTAGATATTTTAACTTCACTAATCCATTATAGTGCCATCATTGTTGCAAACATTTCTCCAGTATACACTAATAGGTAATCTGAAATCCGGCTATTCTTATACACTTTTAATTTTGGGATTATGAATGCAGCACCCACATGACCCGTTTTTGGATCTTTCGAAGCATGTGTATCAATGTGCATATAATCCCGAAATCTTGACCCCACATACTCCCTTACATCATATACATCAGCTTCATATGGACCTTCCTTTTgccttatttttaataaatgtagatcaacttctgattggcgcatCACCCACAATGGCACTGGAGATAAAGGAATTATTGGAGCATATCTAAATTCTTCCAGTCTCGTACCTTTTACTAATTTCCCCACACTCCATCTATTGTACTCTTTCTTCTCATATTCTCAAATAGGCATCAATACCTTTTTTGTAGGGTGATTCCCACTCTGACCTCTTAGATTTACCCAATAAGATGCCATTAATTGTTGTCTTCTTATCTGCAAAGGTAATTCGCCAATCTCTGCTTGAAGAGCTGAAACTGGAGAAGTCAAATATGCTCCATAATCAAATATAGATcttataatgtatatatgtttttaaagccAACCTATCTGCTACCCATTCCTGTCCTGAAATACACCTGTATCAAATCATACTCCAAGAAACATCCACCTTTCTCTTCATATTGGTAAGAAGTATGGGTTTCTTTCAGATGACTAGAGAACCCAAGTCCCTTTAGCGCCCTCTatcgtggggggggggggtgtcccCGTGTAGAAACCGGAAGTGACCTTTCATTGCTGTTTTGCGGGTTCTTTTTCGCGGCAATCTGAACGTGACGCAAAAGCTGTGGAAAAATATGACAGCTGCTCTTCGGCGTTAAAAAAAGTAGGTAATCTTTCTTATTATGAGAATGCCGGTGATAAAGGTAGCTTTCTTAATTCGAACGTAATCTTAACGtttttttattgtgatatatGGAAGCCTTTTCTATTGTCTGTAAACTAGGTTGTTGAGTATGTTTAGCGCAAGTTCAGGGTTTACTTTTGTGACAATTtaacattattttgttacagcagGAAATAGTGAAATTTGTAGTTTCTTAACAGGTTTATAGCTTGATGTTTCTGTTACAGAACGGAAGCTGCAGAACATTTGTCTTGTGAACATAAGAGGAGACAATAACAATGGCTACAGTCAATGCAGAGGAGATAAAGTCTGAACTGGACACTTTCAACATAGCCTTCAATGAGGAAACCGTGGATAAAAGTAAGAACATGTTGAGTTTGTATTTTATTACagctttttgtatattatttaatttaaaggcACTATgtgaattaaatattattattattattattattattattatttataaagtgTATTGTTATTATCAGGGATGCAAACTGctcacctttcagctaaagtcaccttttctgaagctaatttgccTAAATTGTTTGgtgacattttcaaaattttccttattaaaatcactttaGGGTTACTTTAACCTTAAacacttaaacaaaaaaaaaataaataattttacaacaaacaaatcaacagaAATTATACAGCTGGAACACCTGCTATGACTTTTTTTTCCAtcccttataataataataaacgtatAGTAAAATAAGTTATAgacattgtattatatatatttaagtaccTTTATATCAATGCATATGTTGATTTAAACTGTCTATCTTGTCCTCTGTAGTGTTGGAGCAATGTTTGTGTCACAGGCTGAAGGGTGATGAGATTGTATTTGAGTGGTTTGCTTTCAGCTCTACTAAGGACCAGCTGCCGCTCACACTTGATAATCTTGAGCAGTTTGAACATGAGGTTAATGCACAACATTATTAATCAAACTCAAATGTAACCTTTCAATCTCTAAGAAGACATTCTGATCTCTTTTGACCAAGCCCTAATCGAaaatcatttttcatttttagtgtAAATTGCTTTTTCACtcttgatttcctttctcctgaCTGTGTATTTGGGGTTCCTTGCCACTGTCACCTTTGGCTTTCTCACTGGGAGCCTAAAGACATATAATTTGTAAATCAGGATTTTTCAATCACGTTTTCATTTAAACTGCTCAATGAGGACTTTTAGACATTACAGCATAATTCTCTGTTTCAGCATAATTTCctataaagctgttttgaaacaatgtgtgttgtgaaaagcgctattcaaatataaatgacttgacTGTGTACTATTTTCAGATACTGAACAAGAAGAAAAAGCCTAAAGGCTCATCTAAAGCAAGTCAGATTAACAGGACCAGAGATATCAACTCTATCCAGGAACTGTATCCTTTTAGTTCAAACCAACATCAgaggtttattttattattctccttttctttttttttttgcacactgTTGCTTTCTTAATACAGTCTCACAGAATCAGAGcagaggaggaagaagagagCATGCTGGATTCCTATTCAACCCCTGCCAAGGTGAGAAAACTTGCTAAAACTGTAGATGGGTAGATCTGCTTGTTTATACAATGCATTCaggaagtattcagaccccttaattttttttcatagCTTGTTattttgcagccttatgctaaaatgctttaattttatttatttttttacatcaatatacATGTCGGACacctgtctgtaaatctctctctctgtcgcactgctgtcttcggtcggcctttatccctctcaagtgctaattagcctgattaggggccccTAATCacagtgatatttcagttttttctttttaataaatttgctttgtcattatggtgtatggagtgtagattagttttattttaattttttaagtattttagcataaggctgcaacataacataaTGTGTTTTGtactttctgaatgcattgtACATGCTTATTGATCCTCAGTGAGAAACTCTcatatatttgtttgactttcCTTGCTACTTGCTGAATTGTTAAATGCTTGTAGTACGATGAATTCCTTTGAAGCTGCATTGGAAAGAAAGTATCTACCAAAAGCATAAATGTTCTCATCTCTGTGACTGCAGGGCTCTCAGAAGAGAGCACTGACCACCCCAGAGCATCCTCAGTCCAAGAGGGGTGTGGCTCGACTTGCAAGTCCTAGTCTAATGCTGTCACCTGCCAGCTTCTCACCAAGGTAACCACAACTCTGATAAACACACAGTGCTCCCATTGCATTTCCAAATGATTACCCCTAAAAGAGGATGTGGAATATTTGCCATGAAAATCTGATCTTAACAATCTCACGGCAGCTTTTTATATCTATCCTGTTTAATTTGTTCAacattatatacatacagtatagaaTACATGGTTCTATATGTTTCGATTATTCTAATATAATGCAAGGGGTGTATTTTTTATGGTTAGAAATTGTGAAATTGTGTGTGCATATAGTGCAACCCCATCTCAGAAATATGGCATGCGTGGAGGCAGAGGGGAGGTCGTCTCAACATTTGGGGCAGTGCAGGGTCCTCGCTGGGTGGGTAAAGGACAGAGCAGTGTGAGGGTAGAGATGCTGGAGAGGAGAGAGGATTCACTGACCAGCAGCTACAAATACATGTTCCAGAGGCTGAGAGATGTGCGGGATGGTGAGTCTGTGGTTTCACTGCATCCTTCAGCACTAGTGTGAATGTTCATACCAAGTTTTAGTTTTCTAAATTAGAGTTGGTATGATTCCTGCACGGTTATTAGTTGGGAAAGAAAAGCGGTTCTTATTCCGGACTGTTACCATCTAAAAGAATAACACTGGAACCAAATTATTTCATTGCACTTTTAACTAGGCAAAAATCTGTCTCTTAACCTTATGGGTTATTATTTTAAATCTAAAATGAGTCACTCACTGACTAAATCAGTCAGTGTGGTGTCTTGACTTTTTGACTGAACTGCAATTCACACTTTTGTCATGTCCAACTCGAAATTAACAGAGGACTGTTACTGTGTAATGTGTTCTTAAGGCTCATGAGACTATAATCAGACACATTCTGAACAAAGTTGTCATAATAAATagttcttcaataaaaaaaaaacagatgttagTATTAAATTGTTATGTTTTGGTTTAGTATACAGTAAATTAGATATATCGTTTTATTGGTGGGAGGGGGTCTCCAAGCAGTCAAAGAACCATTAATTGAATCAGAACCACAATTGTTAAATTCCCCACGATCCTCATCCCTAATTAGAAACCACAATATTTAAATGATAGGAAGTAGATTTGTGGTTGTAAACACTTGGATGATGGCATAGATTTGCTTAGTAGTACTGGCATTGATACCTAACTACTGACTATAAATGAATTCCCTCTGTGCTAGTTCTAACTGAGAAGATTGAAGAGCTTGGAGAAGAGTTGCGGACTCATTTCAACATAGAGGAATTCTCTCCAGTTTCATTACCTGTTCAGGTACAAGCACTGATATCATTACAATAAAAGGGAATAGTATGGGCCTTAAAATAAAAACCGACCAGTACCCAAGTCCGTGTGCCTGACCCTATTCGGCCCTAATGGtactgtcagattttaagcctgaaTCCGAAATCGcttactctaaaaaaaaaaaaatttaaaaaaaatctcctaGCAAGTATAAAAAAAGTCTACTAGTAAGTACTTTTGCTATAGGGTGTATTTTTTGTAAGCATCTTATGCAACTTGTAACAGTATTGTGACAGTCAATATGctcagttttaacaaggcatggcAGCCCTTCAGTACTGGAAAAAAATCCTTGCCTTACTGTTTATCatgtgcagaacaatctggaataatgttaaacaatgtaacagtcacctcttttcAGCCTGAATGCGACACCTTCACTAAAAATTATCTATGCGCAGCACAACAAATGAAACATGACGCAGGTGTCTCGGCATGCGTTTGTGAAACTtgtagttctttttaacttgacacagtgtctaaaaatgtgccagtcctgTGCAAGAAATGTTGCAACAGTATAAGGCGtccatccagcatgtgtttacattggaaaaacagagcagactcACGCAAAAACACTTTTGGTGTAAACGGCGCCTAACTCATCCGTTCGCAAGTGTCTGttagtgagagcgtgtgtgtgcgcgAAACAAGTTCTGTAGGcctgtttatattttcatttattacaaACCCAAAGTCCTACCTGAAAAACTGATCCAAACCCAGCTCGAAACCCAGTGGGTTCTCGGTtccgggttgcagacctctaggttgcagacctctactcTCAAAGCCGTCCCTAAATATTCAAGCCCAGATTAGACTGGGCAGTAAGGTGATatggtctttttttttctctcctgcaGGACAGCATCACAGTACTGGGGCAGGTGTGTTGTGACAGTAATGGGAAGCTAAATGCCCAGTCTGTGCTACTTGAGGCCGGGCATGAACAGGGAGGCAGGCAGGTGCCTGTGGATCTCTCAGAGCTCAGAGAGTTCTCACTCATCCCTGGACAAGTGAGGTTCACATACATGCTGGTCAAGCAAATTTATTgcttgatctattttatgtttgttacttttaaatgtattacaataCTATGTGTTTGGCATATATTATTAGGGAATTTGCCTCAGCAGCGGTTACAAGttgctgatctctctctctctctctctctctctctctctcactctctctctctctctcacaggttGTTGTTATGGAAGGTATGAATACTACTGGAGAGAAGTTTGTTGCCACCAAACTATATGAGGTACCTCTCACTGATGATAATTTGTAGTCTAGCCTTGTTTATAATCTGTTTAATTGGCCAGaacattcttttttgtattttgggAATATGTCATCACTACAGTGTCAGCTTTCACCTCAGAATCTGAACATGATTTTGGAGTTTGGTTATACAGGACAAAATTATTTGCTTGTCTTCCAGGGTATGTCCTTACCTTTCTACTCTCCTCCTGAAGTGAAACAAGAAATGGATGAAGGTAGTAACCTTGCCATTGGTTGAAATGAATCAAGAACATCCTTATCGATTACTTGGCTCAAATGAAACCCAtcataaataaaaagttaattgcaGTTCT
This window of the Xyrauchen texanus isolate HMW12.3.18 chromosome 27, RBS_HiC_50CHRs, whole genome shotgun sequence genome carries:
- the LOC127620933 gene encoding DNA polymerase alpha subunit B-like, encoding MATVNAEEIKSELDTFNIAFNEETVDKMLEQCLCHRLKGDEIVFEWFAFSSTKDQLPLTLDNLEQFEHEILNKKKKPKGSSKASQINRTRDINSIQELIRAEEEEESMLDSYSTPAKGSQKRALTTPEHPQSKRGVARLASPSLMLSPASFSPSATPSQKYGMRGGRGEVVSTFGAVQGPRWVGKGQSSVRVEMLERREDSLTSSYKYMFQRLRDVRDVLTEKIEELGEELRTHFNIEEFSPVSLPVQDSITVLGQVCCDSNGKLNAQSVLLEAGHEQGGRQVPVDLSELREFSLIPGQVVVMEGMNTTGEKFVATKLYEGMSLPFYSPPEVKQEMDEVSEPVMVMMACGPYTPSDGLTYEPLLDLITIINKDRPDVCILFGPFVDSKHEQIEKNQVTETFATIFKRCVDSILEGTKGTRCRLVFVPSQRDVHHHYIYPQPPFSLSNLSKDDSVRVTLAPDPCTLLIDNVTFGLTSTDILFHMGAEEISSGTGTERFSRIMKHMLTQRSYYPLYPPAEEVNMDYEKFRHFGQMTTTPDILIVPSELRYFIKDVIGCVCVNPGRLTKGHVGGTYGRLLIQPNPVLVEGKRVSPCIAGQVVKI
- the LOC127620938 gene encoding probable dimethyladenosine transferase isoform X2; its protein translation is MTVKLLEKAKKVVACELDTRLVAELQKRVQCTPMQNKLQILIGDVLKTELPFFDVCVANLPYQISSPFVFKLLLHRPFFRCAVLMFQREFAMRLVAKPGDKLYCRLSINTQLLARVDHLMKVGKNNFRPPPKVESSVVRIEPKNPPPPVNFQEWDGLVRIAFVRKNKTLSAAFKSSAVEQLLEKNYRIHCSVHNIEVPQDFIIAQKIENVLQVSKFNEKRARSMDIDDFMVLLHAFNSAGIHFS
- the LOC127620938 gene encoding probable dimethyladenosine transferase isoform X1; the protein is MPKVKAEKKSRQHQEVKSQGIMFNTGIGQHILKNPLVVNGIIEKAALRQTDVVLEVGPGTGNMTVKLLEKAKKVVACELDTRLVAELQKRVQCTPMQNKLQILIGDVLKTELPFFDVCVANLPYQISSPFVFKLLLHRPFFRCAVLMFQREFAMRLVAKPGDKLYCRLSINTQLLARVDHLMKVGKNNFRPPPKVESSVVRIEPKNPPPPVNFQEWDGLVRIAFVRKNKTLSAAFKSSAVEQLLEKNYRIHCSVHNIEVPQDFIIAQKIENVLQVSKFNEKRARSMDIDDFMVLLHAFNSAGIHFS